The Piliocolobus tephrosceles isolate RC106 chromosome 10, ASM277652v3, whole genome shotgun sequence nucleotide sequence TGCTCTGGTGAATGTCAGCCAAGTCCTTTCTCTtccatgtgtgtgtgcgtgtgcatttgtgtgtgtatgtgcgcgcGCGCTGTGGGCTGTCCGGGCCTCACCAGGGTTGGCCATGCTCCGGTGGATGGCAGCCAGGTCCTTCCTCTTCCACTTGTGCATCTCCTCCTCCATCTTGTCAATGCGGGCCAGGTTCAGAGCCCACAGGCAGCCCTTGCGGGAGGAGCCGCTCATCTTGTTCTCCACCTTCTCGAAGCACTTGTTCAGAGACAGGTTGTGCCGCACCGAGTTCTTCCACCCGTCGGGAGCCGTCTATGAAGAAACATAGGCATTCCTCCTACCCCGGGGATCTCTTACTCAAGCCTATAGCGGCAGGACATCACGGTGGCGGGAGTAATTTGACAGTGACTGACACTCAGCCTCAAGTTGGAGAGACAAGAGAGAGTGCTGGGGACTGAGGCCAGCTGGTGTGGCCATGCCCTGATGAGAGGGGAAGTACAATTCAGCTCCGGCCAACTGTTACTATAGGAGGATGCAGCCTGGCCTGCTGGATATTCCATACTCTCTCTCCCACTGAGGAAGCAAGCAAGGAAGAGTGATGCCAATAAATGGATAAGTGGTCAAGTGTATTCAATGcaaatttactttttgagacagggtcttgctctgtcacccaggctagagtacagtggtatgatcacgactcactgcaacctcgacctcctgggatcaaacagtcctcccgcctcagctccccaagtagctgggactacaggcgtgcaccaccagcaaattatttttaaatgctagatAACCAGATATCGCAATGCATCTCACACCACACGTGTACATGTACTCACACACACTGTACTGCAGTATTTTTGCTAAGGACACTGTCCAGCCCAGGGACCCTACAGCTTGGTGTACCCTCTAACTTCCTGCTCCACTTTTTGCTTTGATGCTAACAAGGATAACATTACTAGTGGCCAACCCTATGCAGGAAGCTGCCAGGCCCTTATCTGCAGGATCTTCACTTGGGATGATTCTCCACACCTGACATATGAggatactgaggctcagaggtgaaGGCTCTTGCCAGTTCCGTTGTTTTGCATCATTATGTTGTACTGAATCCGTGCTGAGCAACTAGTCTGGTGCCTCTACCCTCTTCTCCTTGGGATGCCTAATGAACTCCTCTTCATCTGTCAGAGCCCAGTTCAAATGCCCCCTCTCTTTCTGACTTTCTTCTATGTGAGTGTATGTGCACATGTCCTAATCACCAGATATACAGACAGAACTGGGAACCAGAGAGGGTTGGCCCAGGGCCAGCCCTGGATTCTGGCAGCACCAGGAAGAGACCAGGGCAGCTCCAGCACCCCTACCCTGGCTTAGGACCCCTCACCTTGAAGTAGGGGAAGTGCTCCTTCATGAAGCTGTAGATCTCGCTCACAGGCAGGCTGCCTGTCTTGCTGTTCTTCAGGGCCATGGCGATCAGACAGCTGGGGGcaggaggtggggcagggcagggcagggcagggcaggccagGCCAGGCGTGAAGGGGTCTCAGGCTGACAGCCCAATGCCTCTTCTGCCAGGAAGCCTGCCCTGCTTGACcctacacactcacacacagtgAGCTCTCAATACCATTTCATGGCCCAATGTCTTTCCCACCCTTTGCCCTTTCTCCTTGACCCTGGGCTCAACCATTGGTACTGACTTGAGAAATCTTACCCTTTTGCCTCTTCATTGCATCCCCATAATTTTAATGACTATGAGCCTTTAGACTGTACCTAGGTTGTTTCCCCCTCCCCAAACTCCCGTGAGGTATACAATACTATTATTTTGATGACTTTTTACATTTGGggaaatcaaggctcagagaggtcacaCCACTtcctcaaggccacacagcttgtGAATGAAGTGAACTGTGGCACTGGATTCAGGTCTGCAGAGGGCTCTTGACCTGGGGGACCCTATGATGCTCCTTCCTGAGAACAAGTCCCACCTGGGGGTTCCCCACTCCCCAAAACTTCCCTCTTGGAAGTCTGGGCTGCCACATGTAGCTGTCTGAGATGCCCTGAGCGCAGCCTCATCCCTCTCCTCCCGGAGCCGCCCTCGGCCCTGACCCGGCCCACCCTGGACCTCACCTGTACGAGTAGATGGGCTTGGGGTAGTGTTTGGGGTGCAGTTCCTGAGACGAATGCACAGCCATGTGGGGCTGGGGGTAGGGGGGCCGTACCCCAAATGGGGGGCCATAGAGGCCCACAGGAGGGCACTTCCCACAGGCAAGGGCAGGGAGAaagtggcagagagagagagagaaggtgagaaAGAACATACGTCACTCACAGTAACCCTGTCCCCACCCTAGTTTCAAAACGCGTCGTGTGGGGATTCACAGCCGTCCAGGAAACAATCTCGTCTCCGCTCAGGGCAGGAGTTTTGGGGGAACGGAATGAATGACCCCATGACCTGAGCATGGGGGGAATGTTATTCCCATGTTCTGggtgagcaaactgaggctcagagaggtcccTGGCCAGCCCAAGGCAGGGTGTCTGCTGCTGAGTCCAGGGCTCCCCTGAGCCCTTGGTACCTGCTGGGCACCCGGGGGGAGCGGGAACTGTGGTTGGGTGGCAGGTGAGTACAGATGCGGCGGGTCTTGCAGGCCAGATGAGGACTGGCCCCCCACGGGGAACTGGCTCATCTGCTGGGCgggaagaggaggagacagagggTCAGAGTGGGGGTGGACACCCAGTCTGGAGGGCACTGCCCACCCTTCGCAGTCCATGCAGTTGTACTTACGCTGTCTCCATGGCCGGTTATGGGGCCCAGACCTGGCATGCCTCCGGGGGCCATGCCTGCTGGGCCATGGAGAAGGGGACTTGGAGTGGCTCCCACATGCAGGTCGGCTGCCCCAGCCAAGGCACCTGCAGGAGAGAAGCACAGAGACGCTGCTGGGCCAGAGGAATGGTGGCTGCCACCAGGAACAGCCCAGTGCCCAGGTGTCTCCAGAGAATGGAGCCAGCCCCTTTCCTCGGAccaggcacagagtaggtgcttggCAAATCACTTCCCTGGTATGTAGTGAAAAGTAGGTTCTTACCTGCTATATAACCTTAGgtcagcctcagttttcccatttgtacTTGAACTACTGATACCCTTAACTATAAATTTGCTTTGAGGGTTAATGGAGATAATGTCTATCAAGTGCTTAGCACACTGCTGGGCACATAATACCTCAATAAACATGAGTCAATAATAAATGATAATCATGATGATGTAATAGCTTAGTTCCTGTCCTTCATGAAGCTAAAACACCAATtcactgttcatttcttttcctcaaaAACATGCCATGGCTCCTGAGTGCTTCTAGGTTTAGGTCCAAAATGGCTTTGTGCCTTCTCTTCCCTTTGCCAAGCCCTGCTCCTCCACACAGGATGAGAATAGCAGACATACTTCCCCCATCTTGTGCTGGGCTTGTGACAGACATTGCTAATCTATCACAGATTCTTACTGCACTAGGCAGATTTTAGGTAGCCACCTCCAATCAAGCAAAGTTGACCTGCAGGATGGTCTTGCCCTAGGggcacctcttccaggaagccctaTGGGTCCTTCTCTCCTCTGAATTCTGGCTGCCACCGTCCCTAGATCTGTTTGTCTTGTCCTTCTCTCTCTGACCAGATCGTCAGCTCCCTAAGAATTGGGACCACATCATATCACTCATTGCTCCAAATGCCTGGCACAGTAACAGGCCCACAGAAAGTACCCAGCAGCCACAGTGAAGAAAGAGGCATCCTTatttcaccatttattaaacacctcctgcgttcaaggcACTTTCTGCATCGAATCCTCACAATGTCCCATGCAGGCAGTTCTGTTACACTTTTgctacagatgtggaaactggtCAGGGCAGAAAGCACTTGgctgagatcacacagctgtCCCCTGGGGGTTCTAGATCAGGGATTGGCAAACCGGCAGCCAAACTCTGGCCCAGAGCCtgatttagtttttttgtttgtttgtttgtttttttgtttttttgagacggagtctcgctctgtcgcccaggctggagtgcagtggccggatctcagctcactgcaagctccgcctcccgggttcacgccattctcctgcctcaacctcccgagtagctgggaccacaggtgcccgccacctcgcccggctagttttttgtattttttagtagagatggggtttcatcgggttagccaggatggtctcgatctcctgacctcgtgatccgcccatctcggcctcccaaagtgctgggattacaggcttgagccactgcgcccggcctgtttttgtaaataaagttttattggcacagaGTTGCATTGATTCATTTACATATTGGCTGTGGCTGGTTTTGTGTTACAATGGCACAGTTGAATCGTTTTGACAGATCAGATGACctacaaaatctaaaatattgaCTACCTGGCCCTTGAcagaaagtttgctgacccctgctgtACATGCTTTGCCCAAGAACAATTTGCCCAATGAAACAAATAATCCTAGACAAGTATTTTTCAACCACTGGTACTTTTAATATACTGTTGCTTATTGTTTTGtcactgttttgcttttcttcaacACTTTCTGTGTCTCTAAGCATTTTATCCATTGCCTATGATTGCAGCTAACTGCCATTAGTTGCAACTGgctgccatttattgagtatctactatgtgccagaccctACACTCAGCACTTCCACTATTATCTCTTGGAATCCTCTCGATCAGGGGGCAGCAAACTTCTTTTGTGAAGGGCcagatggcaaatattttaggctttgccaGCCAGATGGTCTCTGTGTTTTTACAACCCTTGGAAAATGTAAAATCCATTCCTAACACAAAGGCTGTACAGAAACAGGCCGTAGGCTGCATCTGGCCCAcgggctgtagtttgccaactgCCCTAGAGGTTCAGGATGCACCAGTGTGGCAGCAGGACTGTATTCACAGAAACCTTAGCTCACTCGGGGCCTGGCACACGGTTAAGCAAATGATGAACCACATCCCTCTAAGGAAGGAGCAtttgtcccattttacagatgcagaaagagAGGCCCAGAGAGACTGGGAGACCGGGTCATGGCCACACAGTGGGTGAGTGGCAGGGCTGGGAATCACCCCTTTCCTATATCACACTCCTCCCTGCCCACCTTGTCCCTGAGCCTACCTGGGTGTGGATGTGGCATGCAGGGGCCACCCAGGTCCACGCGGCCACTTGCCATCTGCTGCAGCCGAGGCACATCCACCGCCGTGAGCCACGACAGTGACTGCAGGTCCCCGGGGAGGTCGTCATCGCTGGTGGTGGCTAGAAGCCTGAAGAGAGGAGCAGAGAGCTCTGGCGGGAGGGGGAGCTTAGGCCAGCTCCTGGGGGTGCGTCCTGACCTCTGGAAGCATCCGCTTAATGTGCCTCATCTCCCCAAGCCATGCCAGCCCTCCAACCTGCCCATCCCCAGGACTGGGCACGGGAACCTGGTCCCAGATCCCTTTTGGTGGCCAGATCTTTCATCctcatctttccttccttcacccACTTAACACATCCTACTTAGCACCTACCACAAAAACAATATACACGAATGTTTGTTGAggacttactatgtgccaggcaccggTCAAGACTTTTTACACTTCCAGTCACCCTGTGAGGCAGgtgttattattcctattttgcagatggggaaactgaggcacagttgGAGCTTACCTACTATGGGACACTACAGCACAGAGCAGTCAGGGCCTGTGGCCAGGGTCCCACCTGCCAGGACAGGATCAGGCTCCCAACTCCATGTCCAGGGCAGTTTCCTGCTGTGCTGTAGCTGTGAGGAACGTGGAACTTGGATGATCCTGCGTGGATGATCCTGCCATGTGCTGAGGCAGCTGAGTGCCTGCTACCTGCCAGGCCCTGGACTCAGCATTCAACAAGCACTGTCCTGCACAATTCCCACAGCTGCTGTGAGATGTACATACTCCCaatgtacagatgagaaaactgaggctcggagcACTGAGTCACCGCCCAAGATGACACAGAATAGGAGGTGGTGGGGCTGAGACCCAGTCAGTGCCTCCTGAAGCCTGAGCCCTTCATGTCGACCCCTGGTGGCCCCGAGAGGTTCCAGCTGGGACCCACGCCCACCAGCTGCAACAGATTCATGGGCAAAACATCGCTTGTTGTGGATGTAGGATAGCTGCCCATGGAGGTGCCAGACAGGTTGGTGATCTGGGATAGCCACATCATTCCCCAGTGCCCTGAAGTCACACTTGCCATGAGACTCCAAGAGCACCCGGTCTTACAACACCATCTGGGCCCTGTCGTGACAGTGCAGAGACCAGCCCAGGAGCACACACCAGACCCCACATCTGCCACCCCTGCGGCCAGGGGCTTTTTGTGTCACCACCAAGAGGCCCACGGTCTAAATTCTAAGCTCCATGTTTCAAAAATAGCCTCACAGATTGAGGAGTAGAGAGAGGCAGGACACCGATCCATCCTGCCCTGGTTTTCTGCGCCTGTCAGAGGCTCCAGCGAGGCCCggccccttccctccctccatctgctTGGCCAACTTGGCCTCacattctccctctccctcctcctccctctctgtctctctctctctgctcctccCCATCTCTCCCCGCTTGTGTTTTAGGGCCACAATTAGCGTTGCCATGGCCACACTGCTCAGTTGTCACAGGGCCCGGGCCCTGGGCCCACGAAGCTGGCATCAGGTGACTGCCTGGCTGCCCCCGCGATTGGCTGCCTCATAGGGAAACAGGGCCTAGAAACGATTTGAAAACGCGGCCGGCCGTGTCAGTGGCAGCAGTTGGCCCGGCTGCTGTCCCCCGGCATCCCATTGTGTGACAAACGACTGTTGCCCCTGTGGCACGTGGCCCCCATTGTCCCAGAGTCTCAGTGCAATTGTTTCTGCGGCCCCCCGGCTGCCACCCCTCCAGTCTGCTCGTAACTCATCTGGCTAAGTGACAGCCACGGCCTGGGCCTGGGTGATACCATCTGTCCCCTTAGGCCCTGGGAGACCATGGGGTGAAGtgcaggggcagggcctggtGTGCCACCCACTGTTGGGGGTGCTGGCTAGTCCCCACCCTCCCTTCCTCACCCACTGGCCAGCCAACCTCCTGGCGCCTGGTGGTACAAGCCATGCTCCTGTTCAGTAATCTGCTGTGACTCCCCACTGCCCTGGCCGCTCTGCTTGGCACTGCGGTAACAAGAAGTGGAGATGGGCCCCTGCTGGCAGGTTTAGCAAGGTGGCTGCCCTCCAAAGCTCCCTGCATGAGGGGCTGTAAATAAACTAGGTTTCTAGGTGCCACTGTGGGGCAGAATCTCTGGCAGCAGGTAAACCTAACAGGCAGTACCCGTGGTGGTTAAATGCTTGGGCTCTGGATTCTAATCCCGATTTCCATTTGCCTGTGTGCCCTTGGGCCActggcttaacctctctgagcctcagtttcttatctGTATCATGGGGATAACAATAGCTCTTTTCTCATAGGATGTCATAAGAAATATGTAATtgcatgtaaagcacttggaACAGTGGCTCATAGTAAATGTAACATGAATATTTAGCTGCTATTAATATTAACACCAACATTAATGTTCATATTAATATTCACCAGGTCGCCAGGGGACTGGAAGTACACTGAAGCTTTGGGATCTGGGGGTCACATCGACATGCCCTGGCCACAGCTACCACTAAACACTTCCCTGTAAGGAGCACTGCCTGTGTGCCAGACCCTGGGTTTTACACTggccccattgtacagatgaagaaactcaggACTGAGTGGTCACTTCAGTGCTGTCAGCCTGTCTCCCCACAGAGTGAGGATTACACGAAGTCAGGTATAAAGGGCGTAGCACATGGCTGAGCGTCTAGTTGGGCTGAGTCAATGGCGCTATCCTGATGCTTCTCTTTCCTGCTAGTTGTGACCCCCTCTGGCTCCCCCTTCCTGCAGCCCCACTCCTCCTGCAGCCCCCAGCAGACCCAGGCAGGGCTCATGCCTTTGCATTTGCCCTTCCTCTTGCAGGAATGATGCCCTTtctgcctcctccccagcacCCATGCCCACCCCTGGAGGCTCACTGCAAAGTCTGACTTCTGGCCTCTTCACCCCAGACATCCCACAGACATCACTGGACCCCACCTCTTCTTTTACCTCTGGGAAGCAGAGACTGGTTTGCTCCCAATGTCACAGTATGGAAAAGGACCAGGGCTGGGGTCCTGACTCCCCATGCAGGCTCCTGCTACCCCGAGAGCAGCACCTCCACTGGGAAGCCTTTGCCACCCAGACCCCAAGCACAGGACCCACTCTGCACCCTGACTGCTCTCTACACTTCACCAGGACCAGCGAGTCCTGCACTGTCTAGGTCTCTGCCCCATTACCCCACCTTCTGGCTCACTGAGTGTTGGCCCCAAGCCCCATATTGCCCCATGTCCTTGCACACACTGGGTGCCTTTTAAATGCCTGCTTGGCTGGTTGAAAAAAGACTGACCACAGGCCACCAGCGCTGAGAATTGGTGTGACAGTGACGGTCACATCCAGCCCTTTTGAACGGACAGAGTTGTCTTCTGCCTCCTCAGGTCCTTGTCACAGCCCCAGGACAGGGACAGAGAGTAGGCAGccccacttcacagatggggaagctgaagcCAGCCCAGTAAAAGAAAAATCCCTTTGTTAATAAGCGAGGCAGTCAGAACTTGAACCCGGGTCTGTCTGCATCCCTCAGATTGTTCCTGTGGCACTACAGGTGGAGATCAGACATCTTCTGGGGGACATGCCCCACCCTGGGTCCCGGGCTCTCACTTGGGGCTGTGCAAACCGGCATCTCCCAGAGAGCCAGTTAAAATGCAGAGTTGGGGCCCCAGCTCAG carries:
- the FOXN4 gene encoding forkhead box protein N4 encodes the protein MIESDISSIMSGIIRNSGQNHHPSPQEYRLLATTSDDDLPGDLQSLSWLTAVDVPRLQQMASGRVDLGGPCMPHPHPGALAGAADLHVGATPSPLLHGPAGMAPGGMPGLGPITGHGDSMSQFPVGGQSSSGLQDPPHLYSPATQPQFPLPPGAQQCPPVGLYGPPFGVRPPYPQPHMAVHSSQELHPKHYPKPIYSYSCLIAMALKNSKTGSLPVSEIYSFMKEHFPYFKTAPDGWKNSVRHNLSLNKCFEKVENKMSGSSRKGCLWALNLARIDKMEEEMHKWKRKDLAAIHRSMANPEELDKLISDRPESCRRPGKPGEPEAPVLTHATTVAVAHGCLAVSQLPPQPLMTLSLQSVPLHHQVQPQAHLAPDSPAPAQTPPLHALPDLSPSPLPHPAMGRAPVDFINISTDMNTEVDALDPSIMDFALQGNLWEEMKDEGFSLDTLGAFGDSPLGCDLGASGLTPASGGSDQSFSDLQVTGLYTAYSTPDSVAASGTSSSSQYLGAQGNKPIALL